From the genome of Polyangiaceae bacterium, one region includes:
- a CDS encoding winged helix-turn-helix domain-containing protein encodes MTEPADAPLHLLFGEFELSEKTFELKHRGQSVAVQPKVLDLLVYLARHRDRVVTKEELLANVWADTAVSEASLSQAVSAARRALSDSSTEPRILATVRGRGFRFVAPATVTDPLGRTHQDDRPAGPFALFHGEEAVRSAVDSKIPSTAVESSQAHGGTSREPFLFLVMRAEAPREGGAAVCLSEVDELTIERGEHRHLRRFQDGEKRCARLSLVGEAVSRKHARVVRTTDGFVLRDLDSSNGTWLAGKRVESALLADGSVFECGHNLIQFGHGLLERGIGPDVLSQGEQSLLPSVVPSLRALARDLGRIAPSATSVWFEGEHGVGKSTIAAALHQASGRSGRLVRHDSVSASSCGTDDWSARLQQAAGGSLLLENIDALEPSAALALAAALDAGSGGDVRLLATSRAAYADLLQRGSPPELLGRFSGYRVTVPALRQRIPDLGVLIAAIDDPGDPTELDAVTAFALCRHRWPGNVAELKACLSVARQMAGGAQVRLEHLPPAVRGL; translated from the coding sequence GTGACCGAGCCTGCTGACGCGCCGCTGCATTTGCTCTTCGGGGAGTTCGAGCTCTCGGAGAAGACCTTCGAGCTCAAGCACCGGGGTCAGAGCGTCGCAGTTCAGCCCAAGGTGCTCGACTTGCTCGTGTACTTGGCGCGTCACCGCGATCGCGTCGTGACGAAAGAAGAGCTGCTGGCGAACGTTTGGGCCGACACGGCAGTGAGTGAGGCCTCCTTGAGTCAGGCCGTCAGCGCCGCTCGTCGCGCGTTGAGCGACTCATCGACCGAGCCGCGAATCCTGGCAACCGTTCGCGGTCGTGGCTTTCGCTTCGTCGCTCCTGCAACGGTGACGGACCCGCTCGGTCGCACGCATCAAGACGACAGGCCCGCTGGACCGTTTGCCTTGTTTCACGGCGAGGAGGCGGTGCGTTCGGCGGTCGATTCCAAGATCCCCAGCACGGCCGTCGAGTCGTCCCAGGCCCACGGCGGCACCAGTCGCGAACCGTTTCTCTTCCTGGTGATGCGCGCCGAGGCTCCCCGCGAGGGCGGCGCCGCGGTGTGCCTGTCCGAGGTGGACGAGTTGACCATCGAGCGTGGAGAGCATCGACATTTGCGCCGCTTCCAGGATGGGGAGAAGCGTTGTGCGCGGCTGTCGCTGGTAGGCGAAGCCGTCAGTCGCAAGCACGCGCGAGTCGTGCGGACGACTGACGGATTCGTACTTCGCGACTTGGACTCCAGCAATGGCACTTGGTTGGCGGGCAAGCGCGTGGAGAGCGCCCTGCTCGCCGATGGCAGTGTCTTCGAGTGCGGGCACAACTTGATTCAGTTTGGCCATGGCCTGCTGGAGCGCGGCATCGGGCCTGATGTCTTGTCGCAAGGTGAGCAGTCGCTGCTCCCCTCCGTGGTGCCGTCCCTGCGCGCTCTGGCGCGAGATCTGGGTCGCATCGCACCAAGCGCTACATCGGTCTGGTTCGAAGGCGAGCACGGCGTCGGCAAGTCGACGATTGCCGCAGCTCTGCACCAGGCATCTGGGCGTTCCGGGCGTCTGGTGCGTCATGACTCCGTGAGTGCGTCGAGTTGCGGCACGGACGATTGGAGCGCTCGCTTGCAGCAGGCGGCGGGGGGGTCTTTGCTGTTGGAGAACATCGACGCTTTGGAGCCGTCGGCTGCGCTCGCGTTGGCCGCGGCGTTGGACGCGGGCAGCGGCGGTGATGTCCGCTTGCTCGCGACGTCTCGCGCCGCCTATGCGGACTTGCTCCAACGTGGCTCGCCGCCTGAGCTGCTGGGGCGCTTTTCAGGGTATCGCGTGACGGTTCCCGCGCTGCGCCAGCGCATCCCGGATTTGGGCGTGCTGATCGCGGCAATCGACGATCCCGGCGATCCCACCGAACTGGACGCGGTGACCGCGTTTGCCCTCTGCCGACACCGTTGGCCTGGCAACGTCGCGGAACTCAAGGCGTGCCTGTCCGTCGCGCGCCAGATGGCTGGCGGTGCGCAGGTGCGACTCGAGCACTTGCCGCCCGCGGTTCGGGGTCTCTGA
- a CDS encoding amidase → MELPKGRMSGPVLKAVVASVRHTPARHVVARVLRKQLGIDALRNLDRELRSGLRGPSPLQARTRHERPSQSLGLTVPSAWPRTVQSYAKAYREGTLTAEEVVERSLAAARFLAARNPSLGPILEFDDDRAMDAARRSMDRVARGEALGPLDGIPVAIKEEVRVRGLPCQVGTRHMSRDLAEDDCVAVARLRAAGAVVIGTTPMTEYGMSPLGGNVHRIMPRNPHDPSRLPGGSSSGSGVAVATGVVPLALGADGGGSIRIPACFNGVFGLKPTFGRVPTTGHGLDGGSTVVHLGPLGASSHDLAVFLEATAGYDDGDPDSQQPVVPAGAFTEALGRGVQGLRIGVIESEWAACEADIARPAREALDALEREGATLVPISVPLASSAAAMGYLTIGLETHSALLSVRQGGMDELGLDLQMLLANLDTFRPDDYLDAQRLRTTLRLQVRDALKHVDVVALPTTAIVPPTINEAEELEGFVDPPALDGACRFAFLGNLTGCPAGTAPVGTSAGLPVGLQILGDAYDEACVLQVLAHLERIGAARCDKPAAHLDLFES, encoded by the coding sequence ATGGAGCTCCCCAAAGGCAGGATGTCCGGGCCCGTTCTCAAGGCAGTAGTCGCATCGGTGCGTCACACGCCGGCACGCCATGTGGTGGCGAGAGTGCTGCGCAAGCAACTTGGCATCGATGCGCTCCGCAACCTCGATCGCGAGCTTCGTAGCGGGCTGCGCGGACCAAGCCCGCTGCAGGCCCGAACGCGTCACGAACGACCGTCGCAATCCCTCGGCTTGACCGTGCCGAGCGCTTGGCCGCGCACGGTGCAGAGCTACGCCAAGGCATATCGTGAGGGGACCCTCACCGCAGAGGAAGTCGTGGAGCGCTCGCTGGCAGCGGCGCGCTTCCTGGCGGCGCGCAATCCGAGCCTCGGACCCATCTTGGAGTTCGACGACGACCGAGCGATGGATGCTGCGCGGCGCTCCATGGATCGCGTGGCGCGCGGGGAAGCGCTCGGCCCGCTGGACGGGATCCCCGTCGCCATCAAGGAAGAGGTGCGCGTCCGTGGCCTTCCTTGTCAGGTGGGTACGCGCCACATGTCGCGGGATCTGGCGGAGGACGACTGCGTTGCGGTTGCGCGACTGCGCGCCGCGGGCGCGGTGGTGATTGGCACCACTCCGATGACCGAGTACGGCATGTCTCCCCTGGGCGGCAACGTGCACCGCATCATGCCGCGCAACCCCCACGACCCATCCCGCCTACCCGGCGGCAGCTCGAGTGGTAGCGGCGTGGCCGTGGCGACGGGCGTCGTTCCCCTCGCCCTCGGCGCCGACGGCGGCGGATCCATTCGCATTCCCGCGTGCTTCAACGGCGTCTTCGGACTGAAACCGACCTTTGGCCGCGTGCCCACCACCGGGCATGGCCTGGATGGTGGCAGCACCGTGGTCCACCTCGGTCCTCTGGGCGCCTCGAGCCACGACCTGGCCGTGTTCCTGGAAGCCACTGCGGGCTACGACGATGGCGATCCTGACAGTCAACAGCCCGTCGTTCCTGCAGGAGCCTTCACCGAGGCGCTCGGACGCGGCGTTCAGGGGCTACGCATCGGCGTGATCGAGAGCGAGTGGGCAGCTTGCGAGGCCGATATCGCTCGCCCAGCGCGCGAGGCCCTCGACGCGCTCGAGCGCGAGGGGGCGACCCTCGTTCCGATATCCGTGCCGCTCGCGAGCTCCGCGGCGGCCATGGGCTATCTCACCATTGGGCTCGAAACTCACTCCGCGCTGCTGAGCGTGCGACAGGGCGGCATGGATGAACTCGGCCTCGACCTGCAGATGCTCCTGGCGAATCTCGACACGTTTCGCCCCGACGACTACTTGGACGCGCAGCGGCTGCGAACCACGCTGCGGCTGCAGGTGCGCGACGCACTCAAGCACGTGGACGTAGTCGCCTTGCCCACGACCGCAATCGTGCCGCCGACCATCAACGAAGCCGAGGAACTCGAAGGGTTCGTCGACCCACCCGCCCTCGACGGCGCTTGTCGCTTTGCCTTCCTCGGGAATCTGACGGGATGTCCCGCGGGCACCGCACCCGTGGGAACGAGCGCTGGACTCCCCGTGGGACTGCAGATCCTCGGAGATGCCTACGACGAGGCCTGCGTCCTTCAAGTCCTGGCTCACCTGGAACGCATCGGGGCCGCCCGCTGCGACAAGCCGGCAGCGCACCTCGACTTGTTCGAGAGCTGA
- a CDS encoding aminotransferase class V-fold PLP-dependent enzyme, translating to MTDSSHLIETIRDSIIGDDQVLDGPFGPRRVTYADYTASGRALTFIEDFIRTEVLPRYANTHTESSITGLQTSRFREDAREIIRRAVGADERDVVIFCGSGATGAIHKLIDVLNLRLPKDLDDRYLLSERIPAEERPVVFIGPYEHHSNELPWRESICDVVTIDEDADGRIDLAMLEAELRRHGDRPLKIGSFSAASNVTGIGSDTRNIAALLHSHGALSFWDFAAAGPYVKIEMNMADDAPDGHLIYKDAIFVSPHKMIGGPGTPGLLVAKRKLFRNRVPTVVGGGTVAYVNNKAHRYLENPEVREEGGTPDIVGAIRAGLVFQLKEAVGIDAIKKRERDFIVRAISRWDANDNIQVLGNKKLWRLSIVSFVVRHEGGYLHHDFVAALLNDLFGIQARSGCSCAGPYGHRLLGIDLQTSKEFEREIVVGCEGIKPGWVRVNFNYFISEAVFDFVVRAVDLVATHGYKLLPLYAFDRQSGKWRHRSGRATPTVRLSDLSYRNGKLEYRSRHATEPEWVLAEHLAQAERVFADTVAHADSLQVEDPPLSADFEALRWFPLPAEVLAELTGRPLPLPPASPLHPRKA from the coding sequence GTGACGGACAGCTCGCACCTCATCGAAACCATTCGAGACTCGATCATCGGCGACGACCAAGTGCTCGATGGCCCCTTCGGGCCGCGGAGAGTCACCTACGCCGACTACACGGCGAGCGGACGCGCGCTGACGTTCATCGAGGACTTCATCCGCACGGAAGTCCTGCCGCGCTACGCGAACACCCACACCGAGTCATCGATCACCGGCCTGCAGACGTCCCGCTTTCGAGAGGACGCGCGGGAGATCATTCGGCGAGCGGTCGGCGCCGACGAACGTGACGTGGTCATCTTCTGTGGCTCCGGCGCCACGGGCGCGATCCACAAGTTGATCGACGTGTTGAACCTGCGGCTGCCCAAGGATTTGGACGACCGCTACCTGCTGAGCGAGCGGATACCCGCAGAAGAGCGGCCCGTCGTCTTCATCGGCCCCTACGAGCACCACTCCAACGAGCTGCCCTGGCGGGAATCGATCTGTGACGTCGTCACCATCGACGAGGACGCCGACGGACGTATCGACCTGGCCATGCTGGAGGCCGAACTGAGGCGTCATGGCGATCGACCCCTGAAGATCGGCAGCTTCTCCGCCGCCTCGAACGTCACCGGCATTGGCTCGGACACGCGAAACATCGCCGCTCTGCTGCACAGCCACGGCGCGCTTTCGTTCTGGGACTTCGCGGCCGCCGGCCCCTACGTGAAGATCGAGATGAACATGGCGGACGACGCGCCCGACGGTCATCTGATCTACAAGGATGCGATCTTCGTCTCTCCCCACAAGATGATCGGTGGGCCGGGAACGCCAGGGCTCCTGGTCGCAAAGCGCAAGCTCTTCCGCAACCGCGTCCCGACCGTCGTGGGCGGCGGCACCGTTGCCTACGTGAACAACAAGGCGCATCGCTACCTCGAGAATCCCGAGGTCCGCGAGGAGGGTGGCACTCCCGACATCGTCGGCGCCATTCGCGCGGGGCTGGTCTTCCAGCTCAAGGAAGCGGTGGGCATCGACGCGATCAAGAAGCGCGAACGCGACTTCATCGTGCGCGCGATTTCCCGCTGGGATGCCAATGACAACATTCAGGTGCTGGGCAACAAGAAGCTCTGGCGCTTGTCCATCGTGTCCTTCGTAGTGCGACACGAAGGCGGCTACCTCCATCACGACTTCGTGGCGGCGCTGCTGAACGACTTGTTCGGCATCCAGGCGCGCTCTGGCTGCTCTTGCGCCGGTCCCTACGGGCACCGCTTGCTCGGCATCGACCTCCAGACCAGCAAGGAGTTCGAGCGCGAGATCGTGGTCGGCTGCGAGGGCATCAAGCCGGGGTGGGTGCGCGTCAATTTCAACTACTTCATCTCCGAAGCGGTGTTCGACTTCGTCGTCCGCGCCGTCGACCTGGTTGCTACCCACGGTTACAAGCTGCTGCCTCTCTACGCCTTCGATCGTCAAAGCGGGAAGTGGCGCCACCGTAGCGGACGGGCAACACCCACCGTGCGGCTCTCGGATCTGAGCTATCGCAACGGCAAGCTGGAGTATCGCTCGCGACACGCCACCGAGCCCGAGTGGGTCCTGGCCGAGCATCTGGCACAGGCGGAACGCGTCTTCGCCGACACGGTGGCACACGCCGACAGCCTTCAAGTGGAAGACCCACCGCTCAGTGCGGATTTCGAGGCACTGCGCTGGTTTCCCCTGCCCGCGGAAGTCCTCGCCGAGCTGACCGGCAGACCCCTCCCTCTGCCCCCCGCGTCGCCTTTACATCCCCGAAAAGCTTGA
- a CDS encoding acyl-CoA dehydrogenase family protein produces MTLGPWSILSLTDREAVDVEDPGQHFRAVVARGAARPEALAALGGYWADRAAHAFVCGYGAALQRLHATEPVVLTALAATEAKGVHPRAMETKLRRQGAELRLSGCKSFVSLAGHAEWLWVLADEAPATAERKQLRLVRVSPRASGVALARLPDLPFVPEVAHYQVTLDDVPVASGDVLPGDGWSDYVRPFRTLEDTFVMLAVLGYLVRVTEGHGPETSQRAQLLTNMAALLHVASLSPADAATHLLLAEVLQAAGEAVRAVVGVWPESAERQRFLRDLPLLQVAERAREARLARAREALYVARPAQGD; encoded by the coding sequence ATGACCCTCGGTCCGTGGTCCATCCTGTCCCTCACCGACCGCGAGGCAGTGGACGTCGAGGACCCCGGGCAACATTTCCGCGCGGTGGTGGCTCGCGGTGCCGCGCGCCCCGAGGCGTTGGCCGCACTGGGCGGCTATTGGGCCGATCGCGCCGCCCATGCCTTCGTATGCGGCTATGGCGCGGCGCTTCAGCGTCTGCACGCTACGGAGCCGGTCGTGTTGACCGCCTTGGCCGCCACCGAGGCCAAGGGCGTCCATCCACGCGCGATGGAGACGAAGCTACGGCGGCAGGGCGCCGAGCTGCGGCTATCGGGCTGCAAGAGCTTCGTCAGCCTGGCTGGGCACGCGGAATGGCTGTGGGTCCTCGCCGATGAGGCGCCAGCGACTGCCGAGCGAAAGCAGCTTCGCTTGGTTCGCGTCTCGCCACGGGCAAGCGGAGTCGCCCTCGCGAGATTGCCCGACCTGCCCTTCGTTCCAGAGGTGGCGCACTACCAGGTGACGTTGGATGACGTGCCCGTCGCGTCTGGCGACGTGCTCCCCGGCGATGGCTGGTCCGACTACGTTCGGCCGTTTCGCACCCTCGAAGACACCTTCGTGATGCTTGCAGTCTTGGGCTACCTCGTGCGTGTCACGGAGGGACACGGGCCGGAGACCTCGCAGCGGGCGCAGCTGCTCACGAACATGGCTGCGCTCTTGCACGTGGCGTCACTGTCGCCGGCGGACGCCGCGACTCACCTACTGTTGGCGGAGGTGCTTCAGGCCGCAGGAGAGGCGGTCCGCGCTGTCGTCGGCGTCTGGCCCGAAAGCGCAGAGCGCCAGCGTTTCCTTCGTGATTTACCGCTGCTGCAAGTAGCGGAACGGGCGCGTGAAGCGCGACTTGCCCGCGCGCGCGAGGCGCTTTATGTGGCGCGGCCTGCGCAAGGCGACTAG
- a CDS encoding protein kinase: MESRVTPQDADAANAAAPRSPLRGSLPSLGARIDNYLLRAVVGQGSTSTVYVAERGGAQVALKVMLPELLSEDAAHQVFDDEAMIGRAVSHPNVALALRRGTWQDLPYLVLELVHGRSYADVLRRAQQRNIPLPAGFHLWLLAEASEGLHAAHEAVGPGGAAMHVVHRDVKPQNVLIGFDGRCKVVDFGVAAARGRSFRTATGACKGTLAYLAPEQITSPRAIDRRADVWALGVLAWEALAGRRLFKRATPADTVQAIVRADVPALSEVMPRVHAAVHDVVMRCLRRDPAARPATASAVAEAFRRAAKRLGFTGTRGVVEIMKVLFDDDERRADRPAPRVAPDLPTPLTSLAAMSATAAPTPAALCGVDSDMRSAIAGPAAVANTPVFGTPAAAAAERADEEPTTLWIGIDVVECGEATLELPVRPAPPRPPPRRRPPPASSRAAAQHDPVLAPARAAVQPEPSQPRITPALQSDSEPPSRSEMPPPPRGSHPSLADMTIPPMPPPFTAWPTPAELARAVKEDVSRESFCAVVGELPVNSVRTPSEAPLEIDIAFQRELRKGSAVRWGLALAAVLGLGCLVALTSFDGDSAAEPLLQLSAGMGQSGSRVTKRVSMLSMVSAAPRPSGAGAMDFEP, encoded by the coding sequence ATGGAATCGCGAGTCACCCCCCAAGATGCAGATGCCGCCAACGCCGCCGCACCCCGCAGCCCCCTCCGGGGCAGCTTGCCGTCCCTGGGCGCCCGCATCGACAACTACCTATTGCGCGCGGTCGTGGGGCAGGGGTCGACCTCGACGGTCTACGTCGCGGAGCGAGGAGGCGCTCAGGTGGCGCTGAAAGTCATGTTGCCCGAGTTGTTGAGCGAAGACGCGGCGCACCAGGTGTTCGATGACGAAGCAATGATTGGGCGCGCCGTGAGTCACCCCAATGTCGCACTAGCGCTACGGCGGGGTACCTGGCAAGACTTGCCCTACCTGGTGCTCGAACTGGTCCACGGCCGATCCTATGCGGACGTGCTGCGCCGCGCACAGCAACGCAACATCCCTTTGCCAGCTGGGTTCCACCTCTGGCTGTTGGCCGAAGCTAGTGAGGGCCTGCACGCGGCGCACGAAGCAGTGGGGCCCGGTGGCGCCGCAATGCACGTCGTGCACCGCGACGTGAAACCACAGAACGTGCTGATCGGTTTCGACGGGCGCTGCAAAGTCGTGGACTTCGGTGTGGCTGCAGCTCGGGGGCGCTCCTTCCGCACGGCGACGGGCGCGTGCAAGGGGACACTCGCGTATCTCGCACCGGAGCAGATAACGTCGCCGAGAGCCATCGATCGCCGCGCGGACGTGTGGGCGCTCGGCGTCCTGGCCTGGGAAGCGCTGGCGGGTAGAAGGTTGTTCAAGCGAGCGACACCGGCCGACACCGTTCAGGCCATCGTGAGAGCCGACGTGCCCGCCCTCAGCGAAGTCATGCCGCGCGTACACGCCGCCGTACACGACGTGGTGATGCGCTGTCTGCGCCGGGATCCCGCAGCACGGCCCGCCACTGCATCCGCCGTTGCCGAAGCGTTTCGTCGTGCCGCCAAACGCCTTGGCTTCACCGGAACGCGTGGTGTGGTGGAGATAATGAAGGTGCTCTTCGACGACGATGAACGTCGTGCTGATCGGCCCGCCCCACGAGTAGCGCCCGATCTCCCGACCCCGCTCACGTCTCTGGCAGCGATGAGTGCGACGGCAGCGCCGACTCCAGCCGCACTCTGCGGGGTTGACAGCGACATGCGCTCAGCCATCGCAGGTCCCGCTGCCGTTGCGAACACGCCAGTCTTCGGTACGCCTGCCGCCGCCGCGGCCGAGCGCGCGGACGAGGAGCCGACGACGCTCTGGATTGGCATCGACGTGGTCGAGTGTGGTGAAGCGACCTTGGAGCTACCTGTTCGACCCGCCCCGCCTCGCCCACCTCCGCGTCGTCGTCCTCCGCCGGCTTCCTCCCGGGCAGCCGCTCAGCATGACCCTGTGCTTGCCCCAGCCCGTGCCGCAGTCCAGCCCGAGCCTTCTCAGCCACGCATCACGCCAGCGCTCCAGTCCGACTCTGAGCCCCCTTCGCGCTCGGAGATGCCACCGCCTCCACGTGGCTCCCATCCGTCGCTGGCCGACATGACCATTCCACCTATGCCGCCTCCCTTCACAGCGTGGCCGACGCCCGCAGAGCTGGCACGAGCCGTGAAGGAAGACGTTTCGCGCGAGAGCTTCTGCGCAGTCGTCGGGGAGCTACCAGTCAACAGTGTTCGAACGCCTTCGGAAGCACCGCTGGAGATCGACATCGCCTTCCAGCGGGAACTGCGCAAGGGCTCCGCAGTGCGCTGGGGCCTGGCGCTCGCAGCTGTCCTCGGCCTGGGATGCCTCGTCGCGCTGACGAGCTTCGACGGGGACTCCGCCGCAGAGCCACTGCTGCAGCTCAGCGCTGGCATGGGTCAATCGGGATCGCGTGTGACCAAGCGCGTCAGCATGCTGTCGATGGTGTCAGCGGCACCAAGACCGTCGGGGGCCGGAGCCATGGACTTCGAGCCCTGA
- a CDS encoding polyhydroxyalkanoic acid system family protein, with protein sequence MKHSVHHGLGKAKAKEVAIKAFDSYKERFAKYEPRATWVSDERADISFRAKGISLSGSLEVRESAIDMDLEVPFILKPFKNKALSVIEDEIKHWIGKASAGEL encoded by the coding sequence ATGAAGCACTCGGTTCACCATGGTCTCGGCAAGGCGAAGGCCAAGGAAGTCGCGATAAAGGCGTTCGACAGCTACAAGGAGCGCTTTGCGAAGTACGAGCCGCGCGCGACATGGGTATCGGACGAACGCGCCGACATCTCCTTCAGGGCGAAGGGTATCTCGCTGAGCGGTAGCCTCGAAGTGAGGGAGAGTGCGATCGACATGGACCTCGAAGTGCCGTTCATTCTCAAGCCCTTCAAGAACAAGGCGCTGAGCGTGATTGAGGACGAGATCAAGCATTGGATCGGCAAGGCGAGCGCGGGCGAGCTCTAG
- a CDS encoding DUF4388 domain-containing protein — MWSPTWVGERLHAEALINERQLRSALSAMQHYGERIEEALLRTGAIDEHRLLSFVAERCRTHFVSTAKLARIEVPTEALSYVSERTADKLLVFPVRWEAPSETLSVVSPDAGDPEYVKQLRISTGVRNLKAYVARPAAVKAAIAKWYRGEIQAFAEIAADTFTQIHNTQDRYERGMLDSDARPARRGTTEPRVSQQEYFLTPVPVAPAPPAQPPPPMRSAKRTDPFAGGHAHRISGQAPAPLPPAPPPPAAPPPAASVEVNSLLNLDPPDVADPESSRPLSAPRASPGRISSPRILSPHSEPPPSIVERRVRDLAELLNVLVSLAENTRDEFRGHSSSVARLSRMTMQRMGLDETAAAHAGMAANLHDLGKPVSYHLTALNVAQYTPHRTAAQKLVYTPGRLVESVGLPMEATSAVAAMYERFDGQGFPGRLQGKNIPLGGRVLALCDTYSDLTLNPRNPYRKELSHEEAHDVMIKFAGTIFDPDLVELLTQLVVGEDLRRKLTDDKPLVLVVEPDPEEATILELRLVAQGFEVKVARAADQALRIAEHGDVRYVLSETELAPFDGFELLARLKRSDAGRDIPFMFVARQSDAAAVDRGFALGAQDYVVKPTSGDVLAGKLRRLAHAAPRADISSGVAGSLSDMALPDLVQILHHGRKSGRLRVRSGPDEGEVHFQDGRIVHAICQDKRSEEAFYELLTFAEGSFALEPGFKPSEDTITTSPDMLVLEGLRRLDERNR; from the coding sequence ATGTGGAGTCCCACGTGGGTTGGAGAACGCCTACACGCCGAGGCGTTGATCAACGAGCGGCAGCTCCGCAGTGCGCTCTCGGCGATGCAGCACTACGGCGAACGAATCGAAGAAGCGTTGCTGCGCACGGGCGCAATCGACGAGCACCGACTGCTGAGCTTCGTGGCCGAACGCTGCCGAACCCACTTCGTGTCGACCGCAAAGCTCGCACGTATCGAGGTGCCGACCGAGGCACTCAGCTATGTGAGTGAGCGAACCGCGGACAAGCTGCTCGTGTTTCCAGTTCGATGGGAAGCGCCAAGTGAAACCCTGAGTGTCGTATCGCCGGACGCGGGTGACCCGGAGTACGTGAAGCAGCTACGCATCTCCACCGGCGTCCGCAACCTGAAGGCTTACGTGGCGCGACCTGCCGCGGTCAAAGCCGCGATCGCCAAGTGGTACCGCGGAGAGATTCAGGCCTTTGCCGAGATCGCGGCGGACACCTTCACGCAGATTCACAACACTCAGGACCGCTACGAACGCGGAATGCTCGACTCGGACGCGCGGCCCGCGCGGCGCGGAACCACCGAGCCGCGAGTGTCGCAGCAGGAGTACTTCCTGACGCCCGTTCCCGTCGCCCCAGCACCACCGGCGCAGCCCCCGCCGCCGATGCGTTCCGCCAAGCGCACGGATCCTTTCGCTGGTGGCCACGCGCATCGCATCTCCGGTCAAGCGCCTGCTCCACTGCCCCCCGCCCCGCCACCCCCGGCTGCACCTCCGCCCGCTGCGTCGGTCGAGGTGAACTCGCTATTGAATCTCGACCCACCGGACGTTGCAGATCCGGAGTCGTCTCGGCCCCTCAGCGCACCTCGCGCCTCCCCCGGCAGAATCTCTTCGCCACGCATTCTCAGCCCCCATTCCGAACCTCCGCCGAGCATCGTCGAGCGCCGCGTCCGGGACTTGGCGGAGTTGCTCAACGTGCTGGTGTCGCTAGCGGAGAACACGCGCGACGAGTTCCGCGGGCACTCCTCCTCCGTAGCGCGGCTTTCGCGCATGACCATGCAGCGCATGGGCCTGGACGAAACTGCCGCCGCGCACGCCGGCATGGCGGCCAACCTGCACGACCTTGGCAAGCCCGTGTCCTATCACCTGACGGCACTGAACGTCGCGCAGTACACGCCTCACCGTACCGCCGCGCAGAAACTCGTCTACACACCGGGGCGGCTGGTGGAAAGCGTGGGCCTGCCCATGGAAGCCACGAGTGCTGTGGCAGCCATGTACGAGCGCTTCGACGGCCAAGGGTTCCCCGGGCGGCTGCAGGGCAAGAACATTCCCCTCGGTGGACGCGTGTTGGCGCTGTGCGATACCTATTCGGATCTCACGCTCAATCCTCGCAACCCGTATCGCAAGGAGCTGTCCCACGAGGAAGCTCACGATGTGATGATCAAGTTCGCGGGCACGATTTTCGATCCGGACTTGGTGGAGCTCCTGACCCAGCTGGTCGTAGGTGAAGATCTGCGGCGCAAGTTGACCGACGACAAGCCCTTGGTGCTGGTCGTCGAACCCGACCCTGAAGAAGCCACCATTCTCGAGCTGCGCTTGGTGGCGCAGGGCTTCGAGGTCAAGGTCGCCCGTGCGGCGGACCAAGCGCTCAGGATCGCCGAGCACGGCGACGTGCGCTACGTGCTGTCGGAGACGGAGCTGGCCCCCTTCGACGGCTTCGAGCTACTCGCACGGTTGAAGCGGAGTGACGCCGGGCGCGACATTCCATTCATGTTCGTCGCGAGGCAGAGCGACGCGGCCGCCGTCGATCGAGGGTTTGCCCTCGGCGCACAAGACTACGTGGTCAAGCCGACGAGCGGAGACGTACTTGCCGGCAAGTTGCGGCGCCTGGCTCACGCTGCGCCACGCGCCGACATCTCGAGCGGCGTCGCCGGCTCGCTATCCGACATGGCGCTGCCGGACTTGGTGCAAATCCTCCACCACGGTCGCAAGAGTGGGCGCCTGCGGGTGCGCTCCGGCCCCGATGAAGGGGAGGTGCATTTTCAAGACGGCCGCATCGTGCATGCGATCTGCCAAGACAAGCGCTCGGAGGAGGCCTTCTACGAGCTACTGACTTTCGCCGAAGGCTCCTTCGCCCTCGAACCCGGTTTCAAACCCAGCGAGGACACCATCACCACCAGCCCCGACATGTTGGTGCTCGAGGGCTTGCGTCGCCTGGATGAGCGAAACCGTTGA